The proteins below are encoded in one region of Myxocyprinus asiaticus isolate MX2 ecotype Aquarium Trade chromosome 13, UBuf_Myxa_2, whole genome shotgun sequence:
- the LOC127449956 gene encoding dynein axonemal assembly factor 8, whose translation MVGLQRVQISKKQIKSLGLTTKQVAVFCQASTVYLDGEHVELSSHCLVLLMRSESAVQHCSRLSIGLMNELAAQGFMGSIRARLADDLILVPHLCFHTLPYSKNLLKILGGLMWTMPDFSHVILSKHRYLSCPDIEQVVILTLTGQNIVEKEMGLLRKVLRGDTAGQEEFELLALKWMPKLSRWQAQELSPFEVGEREWQSSVLSLMSTPALVFVLRRVRAFITLRRILSQSDPGNMCVLMSPTPETAFRQACLFFSEAELVPDHSSRPSLKFLAPPYTDTPGLRSQSLYSYMTEGPEPILTLALFKPGAWRHCFGKILSMIKQNGFTLVGLRILLLDSNMAQALILPPEQQNPTKRVLVMKYLRSGFSLALCLLRVNAVKRLLELMGPEDPVAACNEDQTPWWSHFCSDKLHSGIYGSLSYRKAVEDIKLIFPEGLCCTETSMMRHEQICCLCSDPEASSERELSDTLRTAVKDKFHSESGFSQGPLVSSNLCQTTCLLIPSNLMQQSQPPFYSEILERLLRTDCHLVAGRLCTPDENQRRHMSELLRPPADGAFHGSLLSEGPCLIIALQKDNAVPCLDILLESICRERPDFERIRTKLLYPNSESEAEKLMCYLFDISCPDSHHSIVPR comes from the exons ATGGTGGGACTTCAAAGGGTGCAGATctccaaaaaacaaattaaatctctGGGTCTTACAACCAAGCAG GTTGCAGTATTCTGTCAGGCTTCCACAGTCTATCTGGATGGAGAACATGTTGAGCTGTCCTCTCATTGCCTGGTGCTGCTGATGAGGAGTGAAAGCGCAGTGCAGCACTGTTCCAGACTGTCTATAG GTTTGATGAACGAGCTTGCTGCTCAAGGCTTTATGGGATCGATTCGTGCAAGACTCGCAGATGACTTGATTCTGGTTCCACATCTTTGCTTTCACACTTTGCCCTACTCTAAAAATCTACTCAAAATACTAG GTGGGCTCATGTGGACAATGCCAGATTTCAGCCACGTGATCTTGTCAAAACACAGGTATCTCTCTTGTCCAGACATCGAGCAGGTTGTGATTCTCACTCTGACTGGTCAGAACATTGTGGAGAAAGAGATGGGCCTGCTTCGTAAAGTTCTCAGGGGAGATACAGCAG GACAAGAGGAATTTGAGTTGCTGGCATTGAAGTGGATGCCAAAGTTGTCTCGGTGGCAGGCACAAGAGTTGAGTCCTTTTGAGGTTGGGGAAAGAGAGTGGCAGAGTAGTGTGCTCAGCCTGATGTCGACCCCTGCCCTGGTCTTTGTTCTGAGGAGGGTGAGGGCATTCATCACTCTACGCAGAATATTATCACAAAGTGACCCAGGAAACATGTGCGTACTGATGTCCCCCACTCCAGAGACTGCTTTCAGACAGGCCTGCCTCTTTTTTTCTGAGGCAGAATTGGTCCCAG ATCACAGCAGTCGTCCATCATTGAAATTCCTAGCACCGCCTTACACTGACACTCCTG GTCTGAGAAGTCAGTCGCTTTACAGTTACATGACAGAGG GCCCAGAGCCCATTTTGACTCTGGCGCTGTTTAAACCTGGAGCTTGGAGACACTGCTTTGGTAAAATTCTCAGCATGATCAAACAAAATGGCTTCACTCTAGTGGGCTTGCGCATACTTCTACTGGACTCAAACATGGCTCAAGCACTGATACTTCCACCAGAGCAACAG AATCCAACTAAAAGGGTGCTGGTGATGAAATACTTGAGATCTGGCTTCTCATTGGCTCTGTGCTTACTGAGAGTAAATGCAGTTAAGAGGCTGTTGGAGCTGATGGGTCCTGAGGATCCTGTTGCAGCCTGCAATGAAGATCAGACCCCATGGTGGTCCCACTTTTGCTCTGACAAACTGCATAGTGGCATCTATG GATCACTGTCGTATCGAAAGGCAGTAGAGGACATAAAACTGATATTTCCAGAGGGTTTGTGCTGCACAGAAACATCAATGATGAGACACGAGCAG ATTTGCTGTTTGTGTTCAGATCCTGAGGCTAGTTCGGAACGTGAACTATCGGACACCCTCCGAACTGCTGTCAAGGACAAATTTCACTCAGAATCAGGTTTCAGTCAAG GGCCTTTAGTCTCCAGCAATCTGTGCCAGACCACCTGCCTGCTGATACCTTCCAACCTCATGCAGCAGAGTCAGCCTCCCTTTTACTCAGAGATACTAGAGAGGCTGCTCAGGACAGACTGCCACCTGGTGGCTGGAAGGCTTTGCACTCCAGATGAGAATCAAAGGCGGCACATGTCTGAGCTACTGAGGCCCCCTGCTGATGGAGCATTTCAT GGATCACTTCTATCTGAAGGCCCCTGTCTTATCATTGCTTTGCAAAAAGATAATGCTGTTCCTTGCCTTGATATCCTTCTTGAGAG CATTTGTAGGGAGCGACCTGACTTTGAGAGAATTCGGACGAAGCTTCTTTACCCAAACTCTGAAAGTGAG GCAGAGAAATTGATGTGCTACTTGTTCGACATATCCTGTCCTGACAGTCATCACAGCATAGTTCCACGATAA